A portion of the Candidatus Pristimantibacillus lignocellulolyticus genome contains these proteins:
- the accD gene encoding acetyl-CoA carboxylase, carboxyltransferase subunit beta — MQIKDLFSKKKYATIPTERPKREVPEGLMNKCSKCGNIQYSKELEKNLKVCSTCGHHGRLNARERIAMTLDEGIIVEYDETMESVDPLNFPGYKVKLEQQKAKSNLHDSVITGEGTIGGFPVVVAAMSFDFFTGSMGSVAGEKITRAIESAHLKKLPIIIFSTSSGARMQESILSLMQMAKTSAALAKFQGDGGLYISVFTDPTTGGVSASFASLGDYNLAEPGALIGFAGRIVIEQTIRQKLPDNFQTAEFNLQHGQLDKVVHRKDMRSMITKLLDMHCVKEVTTGE; from the coding sequence GTGCAAATTAAAGATTTATTTTCGAAGAAAAAATATGCCACAATACCAACTGAGCGTCCTAAACGTGAGGTGCCAGAAGGATTAATGAACAAATGTTCAAAATGTGGAAACATTCAGTACAGTAAAGAATTAGAAAAGAATTTAAAGGTATGCTCAACTTGTGGTCATCATGGTCGATTAAATGCTAGAGAGCGTATTGCCATGACTTTAGATGAGGGCATTATCGTTGAATACGATGAAACAATGGAGTCTGTTGACCCGTTGAATTTCCCTGGTTACAAAGTTAAGTTAGAGCAGCAAAAAGCGAAATCTAACTTACATGATTCTGTAATTACAGGTGAAGGCACAATTGGTGGCTTCCCTGTTGTTGTTGCTGCAATGAGCTTTGACTTCTTTACAGGAAGTATGGGGTCAGTTGCTGGAGAGAAAATAACGAGAGCCATTGAAAGCGCACACTTGAAGAAGCTTCCGATTATTATCTTCTCTACTTCTAGTGGAGCAAGAATGCAAGAGAGCATTCTTAGCTTAATGCAGATGGCAAAAACAAGCGCTGCTCTTGCGAAATTCCAAGGTGATGGGGGCTTGTACATATCTGTGTTTACAGATCCTACAACTGGTGGCGTATCTGCCAGCTTTGCAAGCCTTGGAGATTATAATCTAGCTGAACCTGGAGCGTTAATTGGATTTGCAGGACGTATTGTTATTGAACAGACCATTCGTCAAAAGTTACCTGATAACTTCCAAACTGCTGAATTCAATTTGCAACATGGCCAATTAGATAAAGTTGTTCATCGTAAAGATATGCGTTCAATGATCACTAAGTTACTTGATATGCACTGTGTTAAGGAGGTTACTACTGGTGAGTGA
- a CDS encoding FxsA family protein: MRKWILALIILLPIIEIWGILQVGDWIGGWNTFLLLLCMSLFGAFATLMEGKKVWMEAQRQMSSGQIPGRSFINGVCVLIGGLLLLIPGFLSDIVGLILLLPFTRPILEGFILKWIEKSMRNGKFTINRF, encoded by the coding sequence ATGAGAAAATGGATTTTGGCGCTAATTATTTTGTTACCTATTATTGAAATTTGGGGCATATTACAAGTAGGAGATTGGATAGGTGGTTGGAATACATTTTTGCTTCTATTGTGTATGAGTCTTTTTGGGGCGTTTGCCACTTTGATGGAAGGCAAGAAAGTATGGATGGAAGCGCAACGTCAGATGAGTTCGGGTCAAATTCCAGGTCGTTCATTTATTAATGGTGTATGTGTATTAATAGGAGGGCTTCTACTACTTATCCCAGGATTTTTGAGTGATATCGTTGGTCTGATTTTATTGTTGCCTTTTACACGACCAATTCTGGAAGGATTTATTTTGAAATGGATAGAAAAAAGTATGCGTAATGGTAAATTTACAATTAATAGGTTTTAA
- the pyk gene encoding pyruvate kinase — protein MRKTKIVCTIGPSSESLENTKKLIKAGMNVGRLNFSHGDFEEHGNRIKNIRAANLELGTSVAILLDTKGPEIRLGKLKEEPIELIQGDAITLTTEEILGDINRIPVTYDNLPNDLSVGSTVLIDDGLIGLKVESIEGTEVHCRIVNSGPIKGKKGVNVPGVKISLPGITEKDRNDIIFGIEQGVDFIAASFVRKASDVLEIRELLEQHNASHIQIISKIENQEGVDNLDSILEVSDGLMVARGDLGVEIPAEEVPLVQKLMIKKCNVAGKPVITATQMLDSMQRNPRPTRAEASDVANAIFDGTDAIMLSGETAAGKYPTESVETMSRIAERAEQALEYREIFMKQASAQQNSVTEAISQAVANSALDLNAKAIVTSTQSGFTARVVSKYRPKALIIAVTPTEQVMCGLALNWGVFPVRGIEADTTDEMFENAVKGAMNTGLLSVGDTVVITAGVPVGRAGTTNLMKIHHIGELLATGQGIGSQNVTGKIVVARTPAEANAKMQKGDVLVTVSTDKDFIPAFELASAVITEQGGITSHAAVCGINLSTPVVLGVANATEILEDGMEVTIYSETGYIYSGQSKVL, from the coding sequence ATGCGTAAAACTAAAATCGTTTGTACCATTGGACCATCCAGCGAATCGTTGGAAAATACTAAGAAACTAATTAAAGCAGGAATGAACGTAGGTCGTCTTAACTTCTCTCATGGAGATTTTGAAGAACATGGAAACCGTATTAAAAACATTCGTGCTGCGAATCTAGAACTTGGTACATCAGTAGCAATCTTGTTAGATACTAAAGGTCCAGAAATCCGTCTAGGTAAGCTTAAAGAAGAACCTATCGAGCTTATTCAAGGTGATGCAATTACACTAACAACAGAAGAAATACTTGGAGATATTAATCGTATTCCAGTAACATATGATAATCTTCCTAATGATTTGTCTGTTGGTTCAACAGTTCTAATCGATGATGGTTTGATTGGCTTGAAGGTTGAAAGCATTGAAGGAACAGAAGTACACTGTCGTATCGTTAACAGTGGTCCTATTAAAGGGAAAAAAGGTGTTAACGTTCCAGGCGTGAAAATTTCACTTCCAGGTATTACTGAGAAAGATAGAAATGATATTATTTTCGGTATTGAACAAGGTGTTGATTTCATCGCGGCTTCGTTCGTACGTAAAGCTAGTGATGTTCTAGAAATTCGTGAATTACTAGAACAACATAATGCAAGTCATATTCAAATCATTTCTAAAATTGAAAACCAAGAGGGCGTTGATAACCTAGATTCAATTCTAGAAGTATCTGACGGACTTATGGTTGCTCGTGGTGATCTTGGCGTAGAAATTCCAGCTGAAGAAGTACCACTAGTTCAAAAATTAATGATCAAAAAATGTAATGTAGCTGGTAAACCAGTTATTACAGCAACACAAATGCTTGATTCCATGCAACGTAATCCTCGTCCAACTCGCGCTGAAGCAAGTGACGTAGCGAATGCGATCTTTGATGGAACTGATGCAATTATGCTTTCTGGTGAAACAGCTGCTGGTAAATATCCAACAGAATCTGTTGAGACAATGTCTCGTATTGCTGAGCGCGCTGAGCAAGCTCTTGAATATCGTGAGATCTTCATGAAACAAGCAAGTGCTCAACAAAATTCAGTAACAGAAGCAATTAGCCAAGCAGTTGCTAACTCAGCGCTTGATCTTAATGCTAAAGCGATTGTAACTTCTACACAAAGTGGATTCACTGCTCGTGTAGTTTCTAAATATCGTCCTAAAGCTCTTATCATTGCAGTTACACCTACAGAACAAGTTATGTGTGGACTAGCTCTAAATTGGGGTGTATTCCCTGTTAGAGGTATCGAAGCTGATACAACGGATGAAATGTTCGAAAATGCTGTTAAAGGCGCAATGAACACTGGTCTATTGTCTGTTGGAGATACAGTAGTTATTACTGCTGGTGTTCCTGTTGGACGTGCTGGTACAACTAATTTGATGAAAATTCATCATATTGGCGAACTATTAGCAACTGGACAAGGCATCGGTAGTCAAAATGTAACAGGTAAAATCGTTGTTGCACGTACGCCTGCTGAAGCTAACGCTAAAATGCAAAAAGGTGATGTACTTGTAACCGTATCTACAGATAAAGATTTCATTCCTGCTTTTGAATTAGCTAGTGCAGTAATTACAGAGCAAGGCGGCATCACAAGTCATGCAGCAGTTTGCGGAATTAACTTGAGTACACCAGTAGTTCTAGGTGTTGCGAATGCTACTGAAATCTTGGAAGATGGAATGGAAGTTACGATTTATTCTGAAACAGGATATATCTACTCCGGACAATCAAAAGTACTTTAA
- a CDS encoding acyl-CoA thioesterase produces the protein MKDYWYTHPIRVRYQETDQMSVVFHGNYVTWFEIGRTEWIRSMGYHYRDIENKGLLLPVIDLAVKYVSPAKYDDMVIVCTRMKECTPLRIEFESQVRKVTNDNFFSAEYANEIELPGDMLVTGGTKHVWVNTNFQPTRVSKVMPELYEVITNS, from the coding sequence ATGAAGGATTACTGGTATACGCATCCAATTAGAGTAAGATATCAAGAAACGGATCAAATGAGTGTAGTTTTTCATGGGAATTATGTAACCTGGTTCGAAATTGGACGTACAGAATGGATAAGAAGTATGGGATATCATTATCGTGATATAGAAAATAAAGGTTTACTTCTGCCTGTTATTGATCTAGCCGTGAAATACGTTTCTCCTGCGAAATACGATGATATGGTCATTGTGTGTACGCGAATGAAAGAATGTACACCACTGCGAATAGAGTTCGAATCACAGGTACGTAAAGTGACTAACGATAATTTCTTCTCTGCTGAGTATGCTAATGAAATCGAACTTCCAGGAGATATGCTCGTTACCGGTGGTACTAAGCACGTCTGGGTTAATACGAACTTTCAACCTACTCGCGTATCTAAAGTAATGCCCGAATTATATGAAGTGATCACGAATAGTTAA
- a CDS encoding phosphatidylglycerophosphatase A — translation MIPIEKLLLQRGVKVSDIAEIAFLLQTQYNPTLTMDECIVSVRAVLSKREVQYALYTGIALDELAERKLLPEPLQSIMEKDEPLFGVDETLALGITNVYGMIGLTSFGYLDKVKPAILQKLNNKANGIHVFLDDLVAGLAAAASARIAHGDAKANQYDLPDC, via the coding sequence ATGATTCCTATTGAAAAATTACTTTTACAACGAGGTGTTAAGGTTTCTGATATTGCGGAAATTGCATTTTTATTGCAGACACAATATAATCCTACTTTAACTATGGATGAATGTATCGTCAGTGTACGTGCAGTACTGTCAAAGCGGGAAGTACAATATGCTCTTTATACAGGCATTGCTTTGGATGAACTAGCAGAGAGAAAACTGTTGCCAGAGCCTCTGCAGTCCATTATGGAGAAAGATGAACCCCTTTTCGGAGTAGATGAAACTCTTGCACTTGGGATTACTAATGTATACGGAATGATCGGCTTAACAAGTTTTGGATACTTAGATAAAGTTAAGCCAGCGATCTTACAGAAGTTGAATAATAAAGCTAATGGTATTCATGTTTTTCTTGATGATCTTGTAGCGGGACTAGCCGCTGCAGCGTCTGCGAGAATAGCACATGGTGATGCCAAAGCGAATCAATATGATTTGCCCGATTGTTAG
- a CDS encoding glutamate decarboxylase, producing the protein MWTVFYIAPTERSAENIKNKLTQEGFLVKIRPVNLSKQQFEILVPSGEVEEIREVFDTIIRP; encoded by the coding sequence ATGTGGACGGTATTCTATATTGCACCTACTGAAAGATCAGCAGAAAATATTAAAAATAAACTTACACAAGAAGGATTTCTAGTTAAGATCCGTCCTGTCAATTTGTCCAAACAGCAATTTGAAATTCTTGTCCCATCTGGTGAAGTAGAAGAAATTCGTGAAGTTTTCGACACCATTATTCGCCCGTAA
- a CDS encoding acetyl-CoA carboxylase carboxyltransferase subunit alpha — MVSELPFEKPLNDMRNKIKELKSLSDGKGIDFSEEIARLEDRCKEIEDTMYRELTAAQKMQLARHHQRPTSLDFIQAIFTDFIELHGDRLFADDLAIVGGLAKFNGIPVTVVGHQRGKDTRDNIARFFGSPHPEGFRKALRFMQQANKFKRPIITFIDTKGAYPGNTAEERGQSEAIARNLREMASFGVPIICVVIGEGGSGGALALGVGNRVLMLENAIYSAISPNGAASILWKDATRADEAAEAMKITAKDLLELEIIEDIISEPQGGAHRDMDAQVESIRIALNKHLTELLQMTSDELIEDRYLKFRKIGYYTMAQQEADQAAE, encoded by the coding sequence CTGGTGAGTGAGTTGCCTTTTGAGAAACCGTTAAACGATATGCGTAATAAAATTAAAGAATTGAAAAGTTTGAGTGATGGAAAAGGCATTGATTTCTCGGAAGAGATTGCAAGGCTAGAAGATCGTTGTAAGGAAATTGAAGATACAATGTATCGAGAGTTAACAGCTGCACAAAAAATGCAGCTTGCTCGTCATCATCAACGTCCTACTTCGCTTGATTTCATTCAAGCTATTTTTACTGATTTTATTGAGCTGCATGGTGATCGTCTATTTGCCGATGATCTAGCGATTGTTGGTGGACTAGCTAAGTTTAATGGAATACCAGTAACGGTTGTTGGTCATCAGCGTGGTAAAGATACTCGTGATAATATCGCAAGATTTTTCGGAAGTCCTCACCCTGAAGGTTTCCGAAAAGCACTTCGATTTATGCAACAGGCGAACAAGTTTAAACGTCCGATTATAACATTTATCGATACAAAGGGTGCCTATCCTGGTAATACTGCGGAAGAGCGTGGTCAATCCGAAGCTATCGCACGCAATCTAAGAGAAATGGCAAGTTTTGGCGTGCCAATTATTTGCGTCGTTATCGGAGAAGGCGGTAGTGGTGGTGCTCTTGCTCTAGGTGTAGGTAATCGTGTACTTATGCTTGAGAATGCAATTTACTCTGCGATTTCACCAAATGGTGCTGCATCTATCCTTTGGAAAGATGCCACTCGTGCAGATGAAGCTGCTGAAGCGATGAAAATTACTGCTAAAGACTTGTTGGAACTTGAGATTATTGAAGATATTATTAGTGAGCCGCAAGGTGGGGCTCATCGTGATATGGACGCTCAAGTAGAGTCTATTAGAATAGCACTCAACAAACATTTAACGGAGTTATTACAGATGACATCGGATGAACTAATTGAAGATCGTTATTTGAAATTCCGTAAAATTGGTTACTATACTATGGCTCAGCAAGAAGCTGATCAAGCTGCAGAATAA